The following coding sequences are from one Gossypium hirsutum isolate 1008001.06 chromosome A12, Gossypium_hirsutum_v2.1, whole genome shotgun sequence window:
- the LOC121211098 gene encoding protein LOL1 codes for MPVPLAPYPTPPAPYTPPAANGAQSQLVCSGCRNLLLYPVGATSVCCAVCNAVTAVPPPGTEMAQLVCGGCHTLLMYIRGATSVQCSCCHTVNLALEANQVAHVNCGNCRMLLMYQYGARSVKCAVCNFVTSVGGSASAAEQKFNS; via the exons ATGCCAGTTCCCCTTGCGCCATATCCCACACCTCCAGCACCCTACACTCCTCCTGCTGCCAATG GTGCTCAAAGCCAACTTGTGTGTTCCGGTTGTCGAAATTTATTGCTCTATCCAGTTGGAGCAACCTCTGTGTGTTGTGCTGTTTGCAATGCGGTAACAGCAGTGCCGCCTCCCG GCACAGAAATGGCGCAGTTGGTTTGCGGAGGCTGTCATACCTTATTAATGTACATCCGTGGAGCAACAAGCGTTCAATGTTCGTGTTGTCATACTGTCAATCTGGCCTTGGAAG CAAATCAGGTGGCACATGTAAATTGTGGGAACTGCAGGATGTTACTAATGTACCAGTATGGAGCGAGATCCGTAAAATGTGCAGTTTGCAATTTTGTGACATCAGTTGGG GGCTCAGCTAGTGCTGCTGAACAGAAGTTCAACAGCTGA